One stretch of Streptomyces peucetius DNA includes these proteins:
- a CDS encoding DHA2 family efflux MFS transporter permease subunit has translation MTTKQRWVLALISLASLMIMLDALVVTTALQAIRLDLGASAEQLEWSVNAYTLPFAVLMMAGAAVGDRYGRKRVFIIGIVVFTIASVACALSPSIGWLIAARALQGIGAAASAPVAQTILTSEFSPEERPKALGVYWGMTGLATLGGPIVGGIVVETAAWQWIFWLNVPLAVVLLPLIIAKLPESHGEARRMDFAGIGLVTIAVFGLVWGLVRGNVVDWTSAEVLAALIGGALALVAFVWWELRTTDPLLPLRFFKSRAFSAGNASVFLLFASTFGGLFFFAQFLQTVLHHGPLGAGVRLAPWTVTVILFAPIAGKLVNKFGERPLVAGGLLMQAIASGWFAVIAGPDVSYSSMIAPFVLAGAGTSMVVPAATAAVYASVPEASFGAASGTFSTMRQLGGAFGIALAVAVFVGAGGYGSVQQFTDGFGAAMVAATVVALIGVVAGLAFPTRRPAPVPEKVAA, from the coding sequence TTGACCACCAAACAACGATGGGTGCTGGCGCTGATCTCGCTGGCCTCGTTGATGATCATGCTGGACGCGCTGGTCGTCACCACGGCGCTGCAGGCCATCCGACTCGACCTGGGCGCTTCCGCGGAACAACTCGAGTGGTCGGTCAACGCCTACACGCTGCCCTTCGCCGTGCTGATGATGGCGGGCGCGGCGGTGGGCGACCGGTACGGCCGCAAGCGCGTGTTCATCATCGGGATCGTCGTGTTCACGATCGCCTCGGTGGCCTGTGCCCTCTCGCCGAGCATCGGCTGGCTGATCGCGGCCCGCGCTCTGCAGGGCATAGGCGCCGCGGCGTCCGCCCCCGTCGCGCAGACGATTCTGACCTCGGAGTTCAGCCCGGAGGAGCGGCCGAAGGCACTCGGCGTGTACTGGGGAATGACCGGCCTCGCGACGCTCGGCGGACCGATCGTCGGCGGCATCGTCGTGGAGACCGCCGCCTGGCAGTGGATCTTCTGGCTGAACGTGCCGCTCGCGGTGGTGCTGCTCCCGCTGATCATCGCCAAGCTTCCCGAGAGCCACGGCGAGGCACGCCGGATGGACTTCGCCGGCATCGGCCTGGTCACCATCGCCGTGTTCGGTCTGGTGTGGGGCCTGGTCCGCGGCAACGTCGTCGACTGGACCAGCGCCGAGGTCCTTGCCGCACTCATCGGGGGCGCGCTCGCGCTGGTCGCGTTCGTGTGGTGGGAGCTGCGGACCACGGATCCGCTGCTGCCGCTGCGGTTCTTCAAGTCCCGGGCGTTCTCGGCCGGCAACGCCTCCGTCTTCCTGCTGTTCGCCTCCACGTTCGGTGGCCTGTTCTTCTTCGCGCAGTTCCTCCAGACCGTGCTGCACCACGGTCCGCTGGGCGCAGGCGTGCGGCTGGCCCCGTGGACGGTGACCGTGATCCTCTTCGCGCCCATCGCGGGCAAGCTGGTCAACAAGTTCGGCGAGCGTCCACTCGTCGCGGGCGGCCTGCTGATGCAGGCGATCGCCTCCGGCTGGTTCGCCGTGATCGCCGGCCCCGACGTGTCGTACAGCTCGATGATCGCGCCGTTCGTCCTCGCCGGCGCGGGCACGTCGATGGTGGTTCCCGCGGCGACCGCCGCGGTGTACGCCTCGGTACCCGAGGCGTCGTTCGGCGCGGCTTCCGGAACCTTCAGCACCATGCGGCAACTCGGCGGAGCCTTCGGTATCGCGCTCGCCGTCGCGGTGTTCGTCGGCGCCGGCGGGTACGGCTCGGTGCAGCAGTTCACCGACGGCTTCGGCGCGGCGATGGTCGCCGCGACGGTGGTGGCCCTGATCGGTGTGGTGGCCGGACTGGCGTTCCCCACCCGCCGGCCCGCCCCGGTGCCGGAGAAGGTCGCGGCGTGA
- a CDS encoding cytochrome P450: protein MDTPKTENATDCPVDHVKTAPAEPAAGCPVDHAKPQAKPAAVPASTLGGPKGSLPIQALKLFSHPSEFMTKCRQSYGSRFRVNIFPGAQIYVLTDPDDVKAMFLAPRDVLYTGSSSAQIEKFTGQTGLAWLDEDEHTKRRKTLMPSFKGGALQRIDAAIGAMAEQYVAQWPRDRVVSLHPYVHRFTMQVIREVVFGNAVPSCWDELFEELMRMLDFNRRKASLLLLHRLSPAKMKMVRAIKPLGVDDFVKTRARVDALIAKAVKERLESGVSGDDMLSVMLSLTKDDGSQLSGVEIRDEMMTMFLAGTETTAAGICWTLEYLTREPEVLKKVLAEIDEGTDDAYLTAVVHEVLRLRPPTPQIIPRAVMKPIEIGGIQYGPGMHLWASGYLLNRDPERYPQPDEFRPERFIGTKPGAYTWIPFGGGHTRCLGDRIAILEMKAVVREVLSTCELRRADPKPEAPRSRAVVIIPEHGTRLELRAKAPKRSLAGGS, encoded by the coding sequence ATGGACACCCCGAAAACCGAGAACGCGACCGACTGCCCGGTCGACCACGTCAAAACGGCGCCGGCCGAGCCCGCCGCCGGGTGCCCGGTGGACCACGCGAAACCGCAGGCGAAGCCGGCCGCCGTCCCCGCATCCACGCTGGGCGGGCCGAAAGGCTCCCTGCCGATCCAGGCGCTGAAGCTGTTCTCGCACCCGTCGGAGTTCATGACGAAGTGCCGCCAGTCCTACGGCAGTCGCTTCCGGGTGAACATCTTTCCCGGTGCGCAGATATACGTGCTCACCGACCCCGACGACGTGAAGGCGATGTTCCTCGCCCCGCGCGACGTGCTCTACACCGGGTCGAGCAGCGCCCAGATCGAGAAGTTCACCGGCCAGACCGGCCTCGCCTGGCTCGACGAGGACGAGCACACCAAGCGGCGCAAGACACTCATGCCGAGCTTCAAGGGCGGGGCGCTGCAGCGCATCGACGCGGCGATCGGCGCGATGGCCGAGCAGTACGTCGCCCAGTGGCCGCGCGACCGGGTCGTCTCGCTGCACCCCTACGTCCACCGGTTCACCATGCAGGTGATCCGCGAGGTGGTCTTCGGGAACGCGGTGCCGTCCTGCTGGGACGAGCTGTTCGAAGAGCTGATGCGGATGCTCGACTTCAACCGCCGCAAGGCATCGCTGCTGCTGCTGCACCGGCTGTCGCCGGCGAAGATGAAGATGGTCCGCGCGATCAAGCCGCTGGGGGTCGACGACTTCGTCAAGACCCGTGCGCGGGTGGACGCGCTGATCGCCAAGGCGGTCAAGGAGCGTCTGGAGTCCGGCGTGTCCGGCGACGACATGCTCTCCGTGATGCTGAGCCTCACCAAGGACGACGGTTCGCAGCTCAGCGGGGTCGAGATCCGCGACGAGATGATGACGATGTTCCTGGCGGGCACCGAGACCACCGCCGCGGGCATCTGCTGGACGCTGGAGTACCTCACCCGCGAGCCCGAGGTGCTCAAGAAGGTCCTGGCCGAGATCGACGAGGGCACCGACGACGCCTACCTCACCGCCGTGGTCCACGAGGTGCTGCGGCTGCGGCCGCCGACACCGCAGATCATCCCGCGCGCGGTGATGAAGCCGATCGAGATCGGCGGGATCCAGTACGGGCCGGGGATGCACCTGTGGGCCAGCGGCTACCTGCTCAACCGGGACCCGGAGCGCTACCCGCAGCCCGACGAGTTCCGTCCCGAGCGCTTCATCGGCACCAAGCCGGGCGCCTACACCTGGATCCCGTTCGGGGGCGGCCACACCCGCTGCCTCGGTGACCGGATCGCGATCCTGGAGATGAAGGCCGTCGTCCGCGAGGTGCTCTCCACCTGCGAGCTCCGTCGAGCCGACCCGAAGCCCGAGGCGCCGCGCAGCCGCGCCGTCGTCATCATCCCGGAGCACGGCACCCGCCTGGAACTCCGGGCGAAGGCCCCCAAGCGCAGCCTTGCCGGGGGAAGTTGA
- a CDS encoding MFS transporter, whose amino-acid sequence MSGTAQRSGTAQRNGAAIAVVLVGVFIAALDVLIVNIAFPDFQRSFPTASLTDISWVLSSYAITFAALLMPGGRWADRSGRKRAFLIGLTLFAAASAVCAAAPSLEVLVAARVLQGAGGALMTPSSLGLLLALFPDDRRAVAIGLWTAVGGAGAALAPPIGGLLVQMDWRWVFLVNIPIGVVAVVIGRRRLPEFREEGRAVPDVLGILVLAATVAAIVAAISQGQDWGWGGPRVIGLFVLGVLGIGFTGWRARRHPAPVIEPAIVRIRAVALGNIGTLLFFAGVGAMMVGSTLFLSGVWQHSVLRTAMEITPGPVMATLCAVPAGLLASRYGVGPVGLVGGVVFAAGGVCWALMTTGEPDYVAQFLPGSVIGGIGFGLMLPCLGAAATLSLPAERFATGTALSSMCRQIGMALGVAVVTAVLAADTGLGAFHTAFLIMAGCSLAGGLALFLIGKPRDPAAATGVPGQDATATTSPAQDAAATAAPERTPATAAPKPGAADVPTA is encoded by the coding sequence GTGAGCGGAACAGCACAGCGCAGCGGAACAGCACAGCGCAACGGCGCGGCGATCGCGGTCGTCCTCGTCGGTGTCTTCATCGCGGCACTGGACGTACTGATCGTCAACATCGCGTTCCCGGACTTCCAGCGTTCGTTCCCGACGGCGAGCCTGACCGACATCTCCTGGGTGCTGAGCTCCTACGCGATCACGTTCGCCGCGCTGCTGATGCCGGGCGGCCGCTGGGCGGACCGGTCCGGCCGCAAGCGGGCGTTCCTGATCGGCCTGACGCTGTTCGCGGCGGCGTCGGCGGTCTGTGCCGCCGCCCCGTCGCTCGAGGTGCTGGTGGCCGCCCGCGTCCTCCAAGGCGCGGGCGGGGCCCTCATGACGCCGAGTTCGCTCGGTCTGCTGCTCGCCCTCTTCCCGGACGACCGGCGGGCTGTGGCGATCGGGCTGTGGACCGCCGTCGGCGGTGCCGGCGCAGCGCTCGCGCCACCGATCGGCGGGCTCCTGGTGCAGATGGACTGGCGCTGGGTGTTCCTCGTCAACATCCCCATCGGCGTGGTCGCGGTGGTCATCGGCCGGCGCAGGCTGCCCGAGTTCCGGGAGGAGGGCCGCGCGGTCCCCGACGTACTGGGCATCCTGGTGCTCGCCGCGACCGTCGCGGCGATCGTCGCCGCCATCTCCCAGGGGCAGGACTGGGGTTGGGGCGGACCCCGGGTGATCGGCCTGTTCGTGCTCGGTGTGCTCGGTATCGGCTTCACCGGGTGGCGCGCGCGGCGCCACCCGGCCCCCGTCATCGAGCCCGCCATCGTGCGCATCCGAGCCGTGGCGCTCGGCAACATCGGGACGCTGCTGTTCTTCGCCGGGGTCGGCGCGATGATGGTCGGCTCGACGCTCTTCCTGTCGGGTGTGTGGCAGCACTCGGTCCTGCGCACCGCGATGGAGATCACGCCGGGACCGGTCATGGCCACGCTGTGCGCGGTTCCCGCCGGCCTCCTCGCCTCCCGGTACGGCGTGGGCCCGGTCGGCCTGGTCGGGGGAGTGGTCTTCGCGGCCGGCGGTGTCTGCTGGGCGCTGATGACCACCGGCGAGCCGGACTACGTCGCCCAGTTCCTCCCCGGCTCGGTCATCGGCGGCATCGGGTTCGGCCTCATGCTGCCGTGTCTGGGCGCGGCGGCCACCTTGTCCCTGCCGGCCGAGCGGTTCGCGACCGGCACCGCCCTGTCCTCCATGTGCCGTCAGATCGGGATGGCGCTCGGCGTCGCGGTGGTGACGGCGGTGCTCGCCGCCGACACGGGCCTCGGAGCCTTCCACACCGCCTTCCTGATCATGGCGGGCTGCAGCCTCGCCGGCGGGCTCGCCCTCTTCTTGATCGGAAAGCCCCGGGACCCTGCCGCGGCGACCGGGGTCCCGGGGCAGGACGCCACGGCGACCACATCCCCCGCTCAGGACGCCGCGGCGACCGCGGCCCCGGAGCGAACCCCGGCGACCGCGGCCCCGAAGCCCGGGGCGGCAGACGTGCCGACCGCCTGA